A genome region from Gammaproteobacteria bacterium includes the following:
- the htpX gene encoding protease HtpX, which produces MTRVFLFLATNIAVIAVLSIVLNLLGIDGVLDEQGVDPDINSLLIFSALLGMGGSFISLAISKWSAKRMTGAKVIESPSDETERWLLDTVKSQAEQAGIGTPEVAIYDAADPNAFATGMNRNKALVAVSTGLMQRMTRDEVEAVLAHEISHVANGDMITLALIQGVVNTFVIVLSRIVGHFVDRVILKNQRGHGIGYFITSMIAQVVLGILASTIVMWFSRQREYRADAGAAKLVGSHKMAAALRRLQGSSGQPQLPDQLAAFAISGQISSGLKRLFMSHPPLEERIAALEQGRV; this is translated from the coding sequence ATGACACGCGTATTTTTGTTTTTAGCGACCAATATTGCCGTTATTGCGGTACTCAGTATTGTGTTAAACCTGCTCGGTATCGACGGCGTGCTTGATGAGCAAGGTGTCGATCCTGATATCAACTCGCTGCTTATTTTTTCAGCTCTTTTGGGTATGGGCGGATCTTTTATCTCGTTGGCTATTTCAAAGTGGAGCGCAAAGCGCATGACAGGCGCTAAGGTCATCGAATCACCAAGCGACGAGACCGAGCGATGGTTACTCGATACGGTAAAAAGCCAGGCAGAGCAGGCGGGTATCGGTACGCCTGAGGTGGCTATTTATGACGCGGCTGATCCGAATGCCTTTGCCACCGGCATGAATCGCAACAAGGCCTTGGTTGCTGTAAGTACGGGCTTAATGCAGCGCATGACGCGTGATGAAGTTGAAGCGGTATTGGCGCACGAGATCAGTCATGTTGCCAATGGCGATATGATTACCCTTGCTCTGATCCAAGGTGTGGTCAATACTTTTGTTATTGTTTTATCTCGTATCGTGGGTCATTTTGTTGATCGCGTTATCTTGAAAAATCAGCGTGGCCACGGTATTGGCTATTTTATTACCTCGATGATAGCGCAAGTTGTCTTGGGTATTTTAGCGTCGACAATTGTCATGTGGTTTAGTCGCCAGCGAGAATACCGAGCTGATGCCGGTGCAGCAAAACTGGTTGGAAGTCATAAGATGGCCGCAGCCTTGCGGCGCTTGCAAGGCAGTTCTGGGCAACCTCAGTTACCAGATCAGCTTGCGGCATTTGCCATTTCAGGTCAAATCAGTAGTGGGCTCAAGCGTTTATTTATGAGTCATCCACCGTTAGAAGAGCGTATAGCGGCGTTAGAGCAGGGTCGAGTTTAA
- a CDS encoding cyclic nucleotide-binding domain-containing protein yields MSAAQREMVDTAILANLSPFNEMSSEQFHDVATRVKIKQFKKGEYLFREGHSDRHTFYAIKGRIALLRETNLVQTIDGGTEEAAKPLAADLPRKFTARVQSTSTIVMIDTSVLDFHLGKNTTDAYQVNDIHTEDNNDWMTCILQSEAFSKLPPTSLQKILSGVSEATYKAGATVIEQGQQTDHYFIIKSGVCCEADNPSQEWRCGDAFGVPGLLLETGQPEKIIMKSSGQLMLLPKADFLQLCYKPLVNTTDSNSVQQQIDSDCKWLDLRPATKRQGSVLRESLCINFTDLSRKINSLNNSQTYVVVGETPEQSGVGAFFLIQHGLNAFAYNENTSTIDSSFIDTDATPSADAVNDLDDALSNEQKLKLELDSEKQRLLEEVALLKADKSTFTENGLGKGLSLVDDHANDSSTTATCSPPEEDNEPKAAGDDAIKTTEPVTSKDNSKLIVLLTEKVGLESKITALTQKLANEAEKRKLADNNYTKFLKKVKRYKLGNDTLVKKLKFQLIEGKNKLTILASQSESVDSDINQARIELDERTSQLQQAQEHLQNEQQRVSELEVALTQARNDLDNVGQEFEAGDDNEKVHLLKEKLKTSSEEKRTLEEQLKSATEDYEALQNEHAEAALWDEMEDLDNTLGIGSSSSDDLNDLSDILDDSGADDLNDLDLDKV; encoded by the coding sequence ATGAGCGCCGCCCAACGCGAAATGGTCGACACTGCAATTCTTGCCAACTTATCACCTTTCAATGAAATGTCCTCTGAGCAATTTCATGACGTGGCAACGCGTGTCAAAATCAAACAGTTCAAAAAAGGCGAATATTTATTTCGCGAGGGTCATAGTGACCGCCATACCTTCTATGCAATCAAGGGCCGTATCGCACTCCTTCGCGAGACTAACCTTGTCCAAACCATCGATGGCGGCACTGAAGAAGCAGCTAAGCCCTTAGCCGCTGACCTGCCGCGTAAATTTACTGCACGTGTGCAATCAACCTCAACTATTGTCATGATTGACACATCAGTACTCGATTTCCATCTAGGCAAAAATACTACTGATGCCTACCAAGTCAACGATATCCATACCGAAGATAATAACGATTGGATGACGTGCATATTGCAGTCAGAAGCATTTTCAAAGTTGCCTCCTACCAGTCTACAAAAAATACTATCAGGCGTATCTGAAGCCACCTATAAAGCGGGCGCCACAGTAATAGAACAAGGCCAACAAACTGATCACTATTTTATAATAAAAAGCGGAGTCTGCTGTGAGGCCGATAACCCAAGCCAAGAATGGCGTTGTGGCGATGCCTTTGGTGTTCCAGGTTTACTGTTAGAAACAGGCCAACCTGAAAAAATAATCATGAAAAGCAGTGGCCAACTCATGCTCCTGCCAAAAGCTGACTTTCTGCAGCTTTGCTATAAACCACTCGTTAACACTACCGATAGCAATAGTGTTCAACAACAGATCGATAGTGACTGCAAATGGCTGGATTTACGCCCTGCTACCAAGCGACAAGGAAGCGTGCTGCGTGAGAGCCTTTGCATTAATTTTACTGATCTAAGCCGTAAAATTAACTCGCTAAATAATTCTCAAACTTATGTTGTTGTCGGTGAAACACCTGAGCAAAGTGGTGTCGGCGCTTTTTTTCTCATACAGCATGGCCTTAATGCTTTTGCCTATAATGAAAATACCAGCACCATTGATTCCAGCTTCATTGATACAGATGCAACGCCTTCTGCTGACGCGGTTAATGATCTTGATGACGCCCTATCCAATGAACAGAAACTCAAACTGGAATTGGATTCGGAAAAACAACGATTGCTTGAAGAAGTCGCCTTATTAAAAGCAGACAAATCCACGTTCACTGAGAATGGTTTAGGCAAAGGTCTATCTTTGGTCGATGACCATGCGAACGACTCGTCGACAACCGCTACGTGCTCTCCCCCAGAGGAGGACAACGAGCCCAAAGCGGCAGGTGATGACGCAATCAAAACAACAGAGCCAGTTACCTCAAAAGACAACAGTAAACTAATCGTGCTACTCACCGAAAAAGTGGGGCTGGAGAGTAAAATTACTGCGTTAACACAAAAACTGGCCAACGAAGCTGAAAAGCGTAAACTCGCTGATAATAACTATACTAAGTTTCTAAAAAAAGTGAAACGTTACAAGCTCGGTAACGACACGCTGGTCAAAAAACTTAAATTCCAGCTTATAGAAGGTAAGAACAAATTAACCATATTGGCATCGCAATCTGAATCAGTTGATAGCGATATTAATCAAGCCCGTATAGAGCTCGATGAAAGAACATCACAACTACAACAAGCGCAAGAACACTTACAAAATGAACAACAACGCGTCAGCGAACTTGAAGTGGCGCTAACACAAGCGCGCAATGATTTAGACAATGTCGGCCAGGAATTTGAGGCTGGCGATGACAATGAAAAAGTTCACTTGCTGAAAGAAAAATTAAAAACTAGTAGCGAAGAAAAACGAACACTGGAAGAACAATTAAAAAGCGCTACTGAAGACTATGAGGCGCTACAAAATGAGCATGCCGAAGCAGCGCTTTGGGATGAAATGGAAGATCTTGACAATACACTGGGCATAGGCTCTTCTTCATCAGATGATCTGAATGATTTGAGCGATATACTCGATGACAGTGGTGCTGACGACCTTAACGATCTCGACCTTGATAAGGTTTAA
- a CDS encoding HAMP domain-containing histidine kinase, giving the protein MSIILLIGAVAVGAGVIYTHDRMSQTTEQGTGNLYSVAEDIHNLRQLDGEWSLAVLRSLVTDSDFDEVAGFLPRLRELRAELATAADVGDTIPDNLKNRLFRFLSLVESKEETVEQFKTNFAVIRNSRKFLPVATRGLLARAAEIDTEKTKASKKLINKIRDINDRVSSFSQRPDEGAKIRVLTQLSEFEETVLNYPPELSNALNNYISHSRIIMERTIYLNDIIKNILGTKVAEAGTELSTQFKDFSDSLVTELNTGTTNLGKQLLMMILGLAAIAVVTGILYAVNAFSFNKKLKTNIAKATKELKKTIEKSAGKSSSGANMGSVSSMASTIAEELGNPVNKLSESLDAIRSSAERFSTLKIEVDKFMHAKAADTSEMMDNLKHISEVLDTVSSDNTLNDVPETIDEMHNNIMHVQAFTGELRSLGDTDPKPQAWFNVNDAVTAAIEEIKDEIDDGITIKTKTSTIPEVFGSCEEMQHTVVSMIHNAIDAIKSAGRAKGQIMISTKKHNDRAIISVVDNGKGMDDETRSHVFDPFYSTKKRGDSKVSGLGLTVAQKLVMQNAGKIAIKSIPGKGTNFSIVLPLKSRNKVTARAQA; this is encoded by the coding sequence ATGAGCATAATCCTGCTGATAGGGGCAGTGGCTGTCGGTGCTGGGGTTATCTACACACATGACCGTATGTCTCAGACCACAGAGCAAGGTACGGGGAATTTATATTCAGTGGCCGAAGACATCCATAATCTGCGCCAATTAGATGGTGAATGGAGCCTGGCGGTACTGCGTAGCCTGGTGACTGACTCTGACTTTGACGAAGTGGCCGGATTCTTACCACGCTTACGTGAGCTTCGCGCAGAATTGGCCACAGCCGCTGATGTCGGAGATACCATTCCTGATAATCTGAAGAATCGTCTCTTCCGCTTCCTCAGCCTGGTCGAGTCAAAAGAAGAAACCGTTGAGCAATTCAAAACAAACTTTGCGGTCATACGTAATTCTCGCAAGTTTTTGCCAGTTGCCACACGCGGCTTATTGGCAAGAGCTGCTGAGATAGATACAGAAAAAACAAAAGCGAGTAAGAAACTGATCAACAAAATTCGTGATATCAATGATCGTGTTTCATCTTTCTCACAGCGCCCTGATGAAGGCGCAAAAATACGTGTACTAACGCAGCTAAGTGAGTTTGAAGAAACCGTTCTTAACTATCCACCTGAATTATCGAATGCATTGAATAACTATATCTCGCATTCACGTATTATTATGGAACGTACTATTTATCTGAACGACATTATTAAAAACATACTGGGAACTAAAGTTGCTGAAGCAGGGACTGAATTATCAACTCAATTCAAAGACTTCTCTGATAGCTTGGTTACTGAGCTCAATACGGGCACTACTAACCTTGGCAAACAACTCCTCATGATGATTCTTGGACTCGCTGCTATCGCAGTGGTTACTGGCATCCTGTACGCAGTGAACGCTTTTAGCTTTAACAAGAAACTTAAGACTAACATTGCTAAAGCAACCAAAGAGCTTAAGAAAACAATTGAAAAGAGTGCAGGCAAATCTAGCTCAGGCGCTAACATGGGTTCGGTCAGTTCTATGGCAAGCACCATTGCCGAAGAACTGGGTAACCCTGTTAACAAGTTAAGTGAAAGCCTGGATGCAATCCGCTCTAGTGCCGAACGGTTTAGCACACTAAAAATCGAGGTTGATAAGTTCATGCATGCTAAAGCTGCAGACACCTCTGAGATGATGGACAACCTGAAGCACATCAGTGAAGTACTTGATACAGTAAGCAGCGATAACACACTAAATGATGTGCCAGAAACAATCGATGAAATGCATAACAACATCATGCATGTTCAAGCGTTTACCGGTGAACTACGTAGCCTAGGCGATACTGATCCTAAGCCTCAAGCCTGGTTTAACGTTAACGATGCAGTAACCGCTGCAATCGAAGAAATAAAAGATGAAATCGACGATGGGATTACGATCAAAACGAAGACCAGCACCATACCGGAAGTCTTTGGTTCATGTGAAGAAATGCAACACACCGTAGTAAGCATGATTCACAATGCGATTGACGCAATCAAGTCTGCTGGGCGAGCTAAAGGGCAGATCATGATTTCCACCAAGAAACATAACGATCGAGCAATTATCAGCGTGGTTGATAACGGTAAAGGAATGGACGATGAGACACGTAGTCATGTGTTCGATCCCTTCTACTCTACCAAAAAACGTGGCGATAGTAAGGTATCAGGTCTCGGGCTAACCGTTGCCCAGAAGCTGGTGATGCAAAATGCAGGTAAGATTGCCATTAAGAGCATCCCGGGCAAGGGCACTAACTTCTCGATCGTGCTACCGCTTAAGAGTCGTAACAAGGTGACGGCTCGAGCTCAAGCATAA
- a CDS encoding cytochrome B6 translates to MTKQLKIYAAIGLITLLTATPLLAGEPLNEPIKPIPATVDVDPTLVALGRKLFHDTRLSKDDSISCASCHDLANGGVDHVKVSTGIGGKQGDINSPTVYNTGLLFRLFWDGRAETLEAQVDGPIQHPSEMGSLWPEVVAKLYEDAEYPGLFDNAFGGGINRQNIKSAIAEFERSLITPNSRFDQYLLGNADAITDFEKTGYQNFKKYGCISCHQGAAVGGNMFQLFGVANSYFQTRGNITKADMGRFNVTGNVLDKHSFKVPSLRLAALTPPYLHDGNAATLRDAVDIMFKFQLGREAPDEDKDAIVAFIKTLVGEHPEMKK, encoded by the coding sequence ATGACCAAACAATTAAAGATTTACGCCGCCATCGGCCTCATCACACTATTGACAGCAACGCCTTTGCTGGCTGGTGAGCCGCTGAATGAACCCATTAAACCGATTCCTGCTACCGTCGATGTTGATCCAACGCTCGTCGCATTGGGTAGAAAATTATTTCATGACACCCGCTTATCGAAAGACGATAGCATCTCCTGTGCTAGCTGCCATGATCTGGCAAATGGTGGTGTCGATCATGTCAAGGTATCAACTGGTATTGGAGGCAAGCAGGGCGATATCAACTCACCCACTGTGTACAACACGGGCCTCTTGTTCCGCTTATTTTGGGATGGTCGCGCTGAAACCCTGGAAGCACAGGTTGACGGCCCTATTCAACACCCGAGTGAAATGGGCTCATTGTGGCCTGAGGTTGTCGCCAAACTCTACGAAGATGCTGAATATCCAGGCTTATTCGATAATGCATTTGGTGGTGGTATTAATCGACAAAACATCAAAAGCGCTATCGCAGAATTTGAGCGCAGCTTGATTACACCAAATTCACGTTTCGATCAATATTTACTCGGTAATGCAGATGCCATAACCGATTTTGAAAAAACCGGCTATCAAAATTTCAAAAAATATGGCTGTATTTCCTGTCATCAAGGTGCCGCAGTCGGTGGTAATATGTTCCAGCTCTTCGGTGTTGCCAACTCCTATTTTCAGACACGTGGCAACATTACCAAGGCTGACATGGGTCGCTTTAATGTTACGGGCAACGTCTTGGACAAACATAGTTTTAAAGTGCCTAGCCTTCGCCTGGCTGCACTGACACCGCCTTATCTGCATGATGGCAATGCTGCTACGCTACGCGATGCTGTCGATATTATGTTCAAATTTCAGTTAGGTCGCGAGGCGCCTGATGAAGATAAAGACGCCATTGTAGCGTTTATTAAAACCCTCGTAGGTGAGCATCCGGAGATGAAGAAATGA
- the epmB gene encoding EF-P beta-lysylation protein EpmB: MFVYRVFTKVTLTKTPKQTVPSWQQQLRVVRDVASLHSASGLQLTDKETLALAHAHDLFATRVPLAFLNRAEPGNPNDPLLLQVLPQAQELVQHRDFTHDPVGDHAAIKVDGVLHKYKGRVLLITTGACAIHCRYCFRRHFPYSESHIGGQRLHAAIDYIKSDTSISEVILSGGDPLTLSNDHLRNITDQLRPITHVKRIRVHTRIPVVLPERIDDGLIDWLSNIAQQTSIVIHVNHANEIDDQVKSTLNLLHETGSVLLNQSVLLKNINDSVEDLSALSQRLFECRVIPYYLHLLDRVAGARHFYVDDNTARHLIEGLRQTLPGYLVPKLVREHAGQQSKTSL; this comes from the coding sequence ATCTTCGTTTACCGTGTATTTACTAAAGTGACTCTGACTAAAACACCCAAGCAAACAGTGCCAAGCTGGCAACAACAACTGCGTGTGGTACGCGATGTTGCATCGTTACATAGCGCCAGTGGTTTACAACTCACCGACAAAGAGACGCTAGCTTTAGCACACGCCCATGACTTGTTTGCGACACGGGTTCCTCTGGCTTTTCTTAACCGCGCTGAGCCTGGCAACCCTAATGATCCACTGTTATTACAAGTGCTACCACAGGCTCAAGAATTAGTACAACACCGTGATTTCACGCATGACCCTGTTGGCGATCATGCAGCAATCAAAGTCGATGGGGTGCTACACAAATACAAGGGGCGTGTTCTGTTGATTACCACCGGAGCCTGCGCCATCCATTGCCGTTACTGTTTTCGACGTCACTTCCCCTACTCTGAATCTCATATCGGCGGGCAACGATTACACGCTGCCATAGACTATATAAAGAGTGACACCAGCATTTCAGAGGTCATTCTCAGTGGCGGCGACCCGCTTACCTTAAGTAATGACCATCTACGCAACATTACAGATCAATTACGCCCTATCACACATGTCAAACGTATACGTGTACACACACGTATACCGGTGGTACTACCAGAGCGTATCGATGACGGCTTGATTGATTGGCTGAGTAATATTGCCCAACAAACGAGTATCGTTATTCATGTCAATCATGCGAATGAAATCGATGATCAGGTCAAATCGACACTGAACCTGCTTCATGAAACGGGTTCAGTGCTACTCAATCAGTCTGTCCTACTTAAAAACATTAATGATTCTGTTGAGGATTTATCTGCATTAAGTCAACGCCTATTTGAATGCCGCGTTATCCCTTATTACTTACACCTACTCGACCGAGTTGCAGGCGCCCGGCATTTTTATGTCGATGACAACACCGCACGTCATCTCATCGAAGGTCTACGTCAAACACTCCCTGGCTATTTAGTCCCTAAGCTGGTTAGAGAGCACGCTGGTCAGCAATCAAAAACATCACTCTAG
- the efp gene encoding elongation factor P, producing MATVSTNEFRSGLKLMIDGDPCSIIENEFVKPGKGQAFNRVKIRNLITGRVIERTYKSGESVETADVVDTDMQFIYSDDEYWHFMVPETFEQIAADSKAIADSAKWLKGQEDCIVTLWEGRPISVTPPNFVELEITDTDPGLRGDTSGGGGKPATLETGAVVRVPLFIDLGEVVKVDTRTGDYVSRVKG from the coding sequence GTGGCCACTGTCAGTACCAATGAATTCCGTAGCGGTCTTAAATTGATGATCGATGGTGATCCTTGTAGCATCATCGAAAATGAATTTGTTAAACCGGGCAAGGGCCAGGCCTTTAATCGCGTTAAAATTCGCAATCTGATAACGGGGCGTGTTATCGAACGCACATATAAATCAGGTGAGTCGGTAGAGACGGCAGATGTTGTCGATACAGATATGCAGTTTATTTACAGCGATGACGAATATTGGCATTTTATGGTGCCCGAGACGTTTGAGCAAATTGCTGCTGACTCGAAGGCTATTGCTGATTCAGCGAAATGGTTAAAAGGCCAAGAGGATTGTATTGTTACGTTATGGGAAGGGCGGCCGATTTCGGTGACGCCACCTAATTTTGTGGAACTTGAAATTACCGATACCGATCCGGGTCTGCGTGGTGACACCTCTGGCGGGGGTGGTAAGCCAGCGACCTTGGAAACGGGTGCAGTCGTTCGCGTCCCGTTATTTATTGACCTTGGTGAGGTTGTTAAGGTTGATACACGTACAGGTGATTATGTGTCCCGGGTTAAGGGCTAG